TTGGTGTCGTTTTGGAGGCTGAGAACGACATTAAGTGCGAGCTAGTTGGGTCCGGCCGCAAGCAACACAAAACCCCGACGTCGGCACCCACCTGAGTGCCGACGTCGGGGTTTAACTGTGTTCACTCAGCCCGCGTACACCCGCACGCCGTTGACCCAGGTCTCCACAACGTCGATGCCGCTGATGTCGCCTTCGTGCGCCTCCAGCGGGTCGGCGGCGAGGATCACGAAGTCGGCCAGCTTGTCCGGTTCGAGGGAACCGAGGTCCTGCTCGCGACCCATGGCCCGTGCCCCGTTGATGGTGTGGGCGCGGAGGGCTTCAACCACGTCGATCTTGAGATCATCCGAGCCCAACTGGACGCCGGAACGGGTCTTGCGGGTCACGGACGTCTGGATGGCTTCCAACGGCCGGGGGTCAGCTACGGGAGCATCCGAGCTCATCGTCACAGGCACCGCTGCGGCCACGAATTCGCCGAGGGGGTTGAAGCGCTCGCCCGGGGAACCGATGGCATCCGTGACGCCGGGACCCCAGTTGTAGTAATGCTGCGGCTGGTTGACGGGCATGATCCCTAGCTCGGCCATTTGCCCGATCTGCTCCAACGTCGGCAACCCGCAGTGCTCGATCCTGTGCCGGTGATCCGCCCGTGGCGAAGCCGAAAGAGCCTCGCTGACGGCGTCCAACACCAACTGAATGGCAGTAGGCGATTGGGCATGGGTCGCCGTCTGCAGCCCGGCGTTGTGCGCCTTGGCGACCAACGCACGGTACTCGGCCGGCTCGTGGTAAAGCGAGCCGGTTCGGCAGGGATCGTCGCGGTAGCCCTCCGGGAAGTACGCCGTCCAGCCGCCCAAGGTGCCATCCGCATAGAGCTTGATTCCGGCGAATGAAAGGAGGGAATCTCCGAACTTGTCCACGAGGCCCAGTTCCAGCACCTCGTCCAGGAGGCTCGACAGGAAGTAGGCGTTGATGCGAGTCACCAGTTCACCCCGCTCCACGAGGTCCAGATAGGCGCCGAATTCGCGCTTCGTCACCTGGGCATCGCCGATGGTGGTCACGCCGTGGCTGAGGAACTCGCGCTGGGCGTGCAGCAGCTGGGCGCGGTGGTGTTCCTTGCTGTCTCCGAGGTGGAAGTTCGGTCCGTGGTGCCCCAGTTTGACGCCACCGTCTCCTGTGAGGATGTCGCACGCGGCGTCGGAGAGCTCACCCGTCAGCTCGCCGTCGGCATCCCGGAAGAACGTTCCGCCCGGCGGGTTGGGAGTGTCGCGATCCACTCCCGCCTTCGCGAGCACGTACGAGTTCACCACTCCGCCGTGGCCGCTCGCGTTCATGACGTACACCTCGCGCGTCGTGGACACGGTGTCGAATTCCTGCCGCGTGGGGTGGCGCTGCTCGGCAAGGTTGCGGTGCTCGTAGCCGTAGCCGCGGATAGGAGTGTCTCCTGGGTTGTCGGCCGCCGCCTTGGCCAGCAGTGCAAGCATGGTGGGGATGTCCGGCGCGGCCTCGGGACCGCAATCCACCCAGGACAGCAGCTGTCCGTACATCAGGGGATGCGCGTGCGGGTCGACGAAGCCGGGTACCAGCGTGCGTCCCCGGAGGTCGACGACGTCGGGCACCGCCGTCGTGAGCTTAAGCGCCGCTTCGCGGCACTCGTGTGGCGTCCCGACGGCGGCAACACGGTTGCCGATGACCAGCATCGCCTCCGCGACGGAGTTCAGGGCGTCGACGGTCCTGATGCGGCCGCCGAAGAACAGCGTTGCAGCTGGCGCTACGGTTGAAGTTTCATGGGATGCCAGGAATGACATGGGAATGACCTTTGCGTGTTGAAGTTGCGGTACGGCCGGAACTCAGCGGGCGGGTGCCAGCTCGAACAACGGGGTGTCCGGGGCTCCGGTGCGGGCTTGGGAAATGACGTTCTGCGCCTGGATCCTGACGTATTCGGCCAGCGTGTAGTCCGAGAGGAAGCCGACATGGGGCGTCACGAGGATTCGCGGGTGGCCCATGAGGGGATGGTCGGCCGGTGCCGGCTCGACGTCGAGCACGTCCAGCGCCGCTCCCCGAAGGTGGCCGGAGTCGACGGCGGCGCGCAAGGCATCGTTGTCGATCAGCTGACCGCGGCTGACGTTCACCAGATAGCTTCCCGGCCGCATCGCCGCGAGGCTTTCAGCGTTGATGATGTGGTGCGTCTCCTCCGAGAGCGGCATGTGCAAGGACACGACGGCGGATTCCGCCAGGACTTCTTCGAGGCCGGTCCGGCGGATGCCCGCCTTCGCCAGGGCTTCCCTCGTGGCCGGGGTGTCCGGGAGGTAGGGATCGTAGCCGACAACCTCGCCGAAGACGCCGGAGGCGAGCTCTCCGAGACGGCTGCCGATCCGCCCGAGTCCGATCAGCCCCAGCCGCTCCTGGCTGAGCCGGAACACGGTGCTGTCCGGTCGGCCGTTCCAGTCCCCCTCGGCCA
This genomic interval from Arthrobacter sp. FW306-2-2C-D06B contains the following:
- a CDS encoding amidohydrolase, producing MSFLASHETSTVAPAATLFFGGRIRTVDALNSVAEAMLVIGNRVAAVGTPHECREAALKLTTAVPDVVDLRGRTLVPGFVDPHAHPLMYGQLLSWVDCGPEAAPDIPTMLALLAKAAADNPGDTPIRGYGYEHRNLAEQRHPTRQEFDTVSTTREVYVMNASGHGGVVNSYVLAKAGVDRDTPNPPGGTFFRDADGELTGELSDAACDILTGDGGVKLGHHGPNFHLGDSKEHHRAQLLHAQREFLSHGVTTIGDAQVTKREFGAYLDLVERGELVTRINAYFLSSLLDEVLELGLVDKFGDSLLSFAGIKLYADGTLGGWTAYFPEGYRDDPCRTGSLYHEPAEYRALVAKAHNAGLQTATHAQSPTAIQLVLDAVSEALSASPRADHRHRIEHCGLPTLEQIGQMAELGIMPVNQPQHYYNWGPGVTDAIGSPGERFNPLGEFVAAAVPVTMSSDAPVADPRPLEAIQTSVTRKTRSGVQLGSDDLKIDVVEALRAHTINGARAMGREQDLGSLEPDKLADFVILAADPLEAHEGDISGIDVVETWVNGVRVYAG
- a CDS encoding C-terminal binding protein, with the protein product MSTKDRPLAVYTDMEDLDYSAGVALLEDNGYEVRYLGTQDPAVIAEQAKDADALLVGYATVTAEVMDAVPGLKIIALVSMGFDNVDLDAAKERGIWVSNLPGVATEEVASHALALALAVTREIPFFQGRVAEGDWNGRPDSTVFRLSQERLGLIGLGRIGSRLGELASGVFGEVVGYDPYLPDTPATREALAKAGIRRTGLEEVLAESAVVSLHMPLSEETHHIINAESLAAMRPGSYLVNVSRGQLIDNDALRAAVDSGHLRGAALDVLDVEPAPADHPLMGHPRILVTPHVGFLSDYTLAEYVRIQAQNVISQARTGAPDTPLFELAPAR